From Paenibacillus graminis:
AAATTCCCCAAATTGCCACTCCCCGCAAGTCTTAGGTGGAAAAAGGACAACTAATGGGACCGATTTGCCCTCATGTCTGCTAATTTGCCCAAATTAACTCTACTTTTTCCCACTACTCCCTCCCTATGGAGGATTTTTTATGAAATTAAGTATACTAATTCCACTATACTACCCAGCCGCTGCTCGCTCCTTCTTTTATTCCAAAGCCCGCCTGTAAGGAAGAATTCACAGGGTTTCAGCACGGTACATTGCTTTATTGCCCTATTGTAATCTAGAACAGCAAAACGAACAGGGAACTCGGGTCTAAGGCTGAAGAGTTCCCTGTTCTTTTCGATTGGTAAAAGTGAGAAGCCGATTAGGTAATGGAAAGGCCTCCACTGGCATACCCTGCAATGGTTGAAACTACATCAACCCCAGCCGTTACCGCCGCCGAGAAGACCAGAAGCAGTCTGTCCCCTGCAGCAATCGGAATATTCAATCCGGAAATCAAGCCGCTGCTGATTGAACCCAATGCCAAAACTCCTGTAAGTGCCGGAGCCAACGTTACAGAGGCACCTGGTACAGCGGTGAAAGTATTATTAGGTGTAGTTGAATGGAACAATTGAGCTGTGATAGTTACAGTTGAGCCAATCAAGCTAAGTGCAGCTGTTGTACTGAAATAAGCGGCTAATGACGTGATCGTCCCGGTACGTGGAGCAGAGA
This genomic window contains:
- a CDS encoding exosporium glycoprotein BclB-related protein — translated: MKGATGAGAIIPYASGLPISLTTVLGGLLNTSSVVGFGNSTTGISVAVEVIDLTGAPGTLLNFAFSAPRTGTITSLAAYFSTTAALSLIGSTVTITAQLFHSTTPNNTFTAVPGASVTLAPALTGVLALGSISSGLISGLNIPIAAGDRLLLVFSAAVTAGVDVVSTIAGYASGGLSIT